One genomic region from Anguilla rostrata isolate EN2019 chromosome 2, ASM1855537v3, whole genome shotgun sequence encodes:
- the LOC135249260 gene encoding antigen WC1.1-like isoform X4, producing the protein MHRAQFLSELRGEGVSIHSALRKVLFALKKMERCLFCLSLSSLLLLSTASIEDVRLANGSNRCSGIVEVYHRGEWGTVFREGRIWTMREAGVLCRELACGDAVDAPELEHTRPGSEEIWMGIVSCQGSESTLKECILVAWGKRYIRYSLVAGVVCSGNVRLVGGADLCSGRVEVHHGSSWGTVCDADFDQQDAEVVCRELGCGALKELRGAAAFGQGEGQVWAEEIQCTGNESQIYFCPTAPSQNQSCSHRNNVGLVCSGYTESRLADGPDSCSGRVELQYQSIWGTVCDACWDRRASNVLCQQLKCGIAVAVPGQAWFGAGSGQIRADVFDCHGNETRLSQCAISSWSRAMFSHEQDAGVICSGSALSALDGTVRLAGESACEGQVEVYYQQTWIRVGGSWSFSEASVACRQLGCGSAVQVYSSSPSGTGDSGECLMGFQCSGREAHLGNCSAPHKLSCSSKEQVSIVCSNHRSLRLVGGGGECAGRLEVFHNGSWGTVCDDSWDLEDAQVVCRQLQCGTALSAPLPSFFGPGNGPIWLDEVGCMGNETSLWDCPTSGWGHTDCGHNKDVGVVCSEFKEIRLTKGCSGNLEVFYNGTWGNVCFNRMTTDTATLICQELNCGKSGFVSSAWPRLESVPNWLDRLKCRLHDSTLWQCPSSPWGQNSCRKNDVALLTCTGEEHNEVPRSKLSCSSATNQRACTNHWPLRLMGGKGECSGRLEVFHGGSWRMVCGDSWDMMDVQVVCRQLGCGSAKEAHGNAIFGLGNSSLWLAEVNCRGSELHLWDCPHSVHQHSRCPPQNQAGVTCTGHSSDSSSTAVTKRPEPPLEAPPSLSILEVAFLVVGVLFLLLLVVLRVLLLRNRALRKALSQRDHAPLHEAVYEELECKLAEGRTDSAPWRGSRLSEDLPSGYEDVGEGEGLSLSGDLVTEDTPENYDDVITADKHPDSVTGESVLAPESPPAPSGMDYDDVGEEPPE; encoded by the exons ATGCATAGGGCTCAGTTTCTCTCAGAGCTCAGAGGTGAAGGTGTGAGCATCCACTCTGCTCTGAGGAAGGTTCTGTTTGCGCTGAAGAAGATGGAGAGATGTCtgttctgcctctctctctcctccctgctcctgctctccacAGCCA gtattGAGGATGTGAGGCTGGCGAATGGTAGCAACCGCTGTTCTGGGATAGTGGAGGTTTACCATCGAGGAGAGTGGGGGACAGTGTTTCGTGAGGGCAGAATTTGGACTATGAGAGAAGCTGGAGTGTTGTGTAGAGAGCTAGCCTGCGGAGATGCTGTAGATGCACCAGAACTTGAACACACTAGACCAGGGTCTGAAGAAATATGGATGGGTATTGTGTCCTGCCAGGGATCAGAATCCACACTGAAAGAGTGCATTTTAGTAGCATGGGGTAAACGTTACATTCGCTATTCATTGGTTGCCGGAGTGGTCTGCTCAG GCAATGTCAGGCTGGTGGGTGGGGCAGACCTGTGCTCTGGGAGAGTagaggtgcatcatgggagctCCTGGGGCACAGTGTGTGATGCTGACTTTGACCAGCAGGACGCagaggttgtgtgcagagaacTGGGCTGTGGAGCTCTTAAAGAGCTGCGGGGGGCAGCTGCATTTGGCCAGGGGGAGGGCCAGGTGTGGGCAGAGGAGATTCAGTGTACAGGCAATGAATCTCAGATTTACTTCTGTCCCACAGCACCCTCACAAAATCAGTCCTGCTCCCATCGAAACAATGTGGGGCTGGTGTGTTCTG GGTACACTGAGTCCAGGCTGGCTGACGGCCCTGACAGCTGTTCTGGTCGAGTGGAGCTGCAGTACCAGAGTATctgggggacagtgtgtgatgcatgctgggataggagAGCCTCCAATGTCCTCTGTCAGCAGCTGAAGTGTGGGATTGCAGTCGCAGTACCAGGGCAGGCCTGGTTTGGAGCGGGGAGTGGGCAAATCAGGGCTGATGTGTTTGATTGCCATGGGAACGAGACACGCCTCTCGCAGTGTGCCATTTCCTCTTGGAGCCGAGCTATGTTCTCACATGAACAGGATGCTGGAGTCATCTGCTCTG GCTCTGCCCTCTCAGCTCTGGACGGGACGGTGCGGCTGGCTggagagagtgcgtgtgaggGCCAGGTGGAGGTGTACTACCAGCAGACCTGGATCAGAGTGGGGGGGTCCTGGAGCTTCAGCGAGGCCTCGGTGGCCTGCAGGCAGCTGGGCTGTGGCTCTGCAGTGCAGGTCTACAGTTCCTCTCCGTCTGGGACGGGGGACAGTGGGGAGTGCCTGATGGGGTTTCAGTGCTCTGGGAGAGAGGCTCACCTGGGGAACTGCAGCGCTCCACACAAACTCTCCTGCAGCTCCAAGGAACAGGTGTCCATCGTCTGTTCCA aTCACAGGTCTCTCAggctggtggggggagggggggaatgtGCGGGACGTTTGGAGGTGTTCCACAACGGCTCCTGGGGGACGGTTTGTGATGACTCCTGGGACCTGGAGGATGCTCAGGTGGTGTGCAGGCAGCTCCAGTGTGGGACAGCCCTCAGTGCCCCGCTACCCTCCTTCTTTGGGCCAGGAAATGGACCCATCTGGCTGGATGAGGTGGGCTGCATGGGAAATGAGACGTCCCTGTGGGACTGTCCCACATCTGGATGGGGACATACTGACTGTGGACACAATAAGGATGTGGGGGTCGTGTGTTCAG AATTCAAGGAGATTAGATTGACCAAAGGCTGTTCTGGGAATTTGGAAGTTTTCTACAATGGCACCTGGGGCAACGTGTGCTTCAATCGAATGACTACAGACACAGCCACTCTCATATGTCAGGAGCTGAACTGTGGGAAGAGTGGATTTGTTTCTTCTGCATGGCCACGACTGGAATCAGTTCCAAACTGGCTGGATCGTTTAAAATGTCGCCTACATGACTCCACTCTGTGGCAGTGCCCATCAAGCCCTTGGGGTCAGAATAGCTGCAGGAAAAATGACGTGGCTTtgctcacctgcacag GGGAAGAGCACAACGAAGTTCCAAGAAGCAAATTGTCATGCTCCTCTGCTACAAATCAGAGAGCTTGCACAA ATCACTGGCCCCTCCGGCTGATGGGGGGTAAAGGCGAGTGCTCTGGGAGGCTGGAGGTGTTCCACGGGGGGTCCTGGCGGATGGTGTGTGGAGACTCCTGGGATATGATGGACGTCCAGGTGGTGTGCAGACAGCTGGGCTGTGGGTCAGCAAAGGAGGCCCATGGTAATGCTATTTTTGGGCTGGGGAATAGTTCCCTCTGGCTGGCTGAAGTGAACTGCAGGGGCAGTGAGCTGCACCTGTGGGACTGCCCACACTCTGTGCACCAGCACAGCCGCTGCCCACCCCAGAACCAGGCTGGggtcacctgcacag GCCATTCATCTGACTCCAGTTCCACTGCAG TGACCAAACGGCCAGAGCCCCCATTAGAGGCTCCACCCAGCCTATCTATCCTAGAAGTGGCCTTCCTGGTGGTGGGGGTGCTGTTCCTCttgctgctggtggtgctgcGTGTTCTGCTGCTCCGGAACAGAGCACTGAGGAAAG CCCTGTCTCAACGGGACCACGCCCCTCTGCACGAAGCTGTCTACGAGGAGCTTGAGTGCAAACTGGCTGAAGGAAGAACCGACAGCGCCCCCTGGCGGG GGAGTCGCCTATCTGAGGATCTGCCCTCTGGGTATGAAGACGTGGGAGAAGGCGAGGGACTCTCCCTCTCAG GGGACCTGGTGACGGAGGACACACCAGAGAactatgatgatgtcatcactgcaGATAAGCATCCAGACAGTGTGACAG GGGAGAGCGTTCTGGCCCCCGAAAGCCCTCCAGCTCCCAGTGGGATGGACTATGATGATGTGGGGGAGGAGCCTCCTGAATGA
- the LOC135249260 gene encoding scavenger receptor cysteine-rich type 1 protein M130-like isoform X2, with translation MHRAQFLSELRGEGVSIHSALRKVLFALKKMERCLFCLSLSSLLLLSTASIEDVRLANGSNRCSGIVEVYHRGEWGTVFREGRIWTMREAGVLCRELACGDAVDAPELEHTRPGSEEIWMGIVSCQGSESTLKECILVAWGKRYIRYSLVAGVVCSGNVRLVGGADLCSGRVEVHHGSSWGTVCDADFDQQDAEVVCRELGCGALKELRGAAAFGQGEGQVWAEEIQCTGNESQIYFCPTAPSQNQSCSHRNNVGLVCSGYTESRLADGPDSCSGRVELQYQSIWGTVCDACWDRRASNVLCQQLKCGIAVAVPGQAWFGAGSGQIRADVFDCHGNETRLSQCAISSWSRAMFSHEQDAGVICSGSALSALDGTVRLAGESACEGQVEVYYQQTWIRVGGSWSFSEASVACRQLGCGSAVQVYSSSPSGTGDSGECLMGFQCSGREAHLGNCSAPHKLSCSSKEQVSIVCSNHRSLRLVGGGGECAGRLEVFHNGSWGTVCDDSWDLEDAQVVCRQLQCGTALSAPLPSFFGPGNGPIWLDEVGCMGNETSLWDCPTSGWGHTDCGHNKDVGVVCSEFKEIRLTKGCSGNLEVFYNGTWGNVCFNRMTTDTATLICQELNCGKSGFVSSAWPRLESVPNWLDRLKCRLHDSTLWQCPSSPWGQNSCRKNDVALLTCTGEEHNEVPRSKLSCSSATNQRACTNHWPLRLMGGKGECSGRLEVFHGGSWRMVCGDSWDMMDVQVVCRQLGCGSAKEAHGNAIFGLGNSSLWLAEVNCRGSELHLWDCPHSVHQHSRCPPQNQAGVTCTGHSSDSSSTAVTKRPEPPLEAPPSLSILEVAFLVVGVLFLLLLVVLRVLLLRNRALRKALSQRDHAPLHEAVYEELECKLAEGRTDSAPWRGSRLSEDLPSGYEDVGEGEGLSLSGDLVTEDTPENYDDVITADKHPDSVTGELVDGDASEHYDDVITMQPGPDAFPGYHVTDTEENYDDAVTLDWIQVGDVLAPESPPAPSGMDYDDVGEEPPE, from the exons ATGCATAGGGCTCAGTTTCTCTCAGAGCTCAGAGGTGAAGGTGTGAGCATCCACTCTGCTCTGAGGAAGGTTCTGTTTGCGCTGAAGAAGATGGAGAGATGTCtgttctgcctctctctctcctccctgctcctgctctccacAGCCA gtattGAGGATGTGAGGCTGGCGAATGGTAGCAACCGCTGTTCTGGGATAGTGGAGGTTTACCATCGAGGAGAGTGGGGGACAGTGTTTCGTGAGGGCAGAATTTGGACTATGAGAGAAGCTGGAGTGTTGTGTAGAGAGCTAGCCTGCGGAGATGCTGTAGATGCACCAGAACTTGAACACACTAGACCAGGGTCTGAAGAAATATGGATGGGTATTGTGTCCTGCCAGGGATCAGAATCCACACTGAAAGAGTGCATTTTAGTAGCATGGGGTAAACGTTACATTCGCTATTCATTGGTTGCCGGAGTGGTCTGCTCAG GCAATGTCAGGCTGGTGGGTGGGGCAGACCTGTGCTCTGGGAGAGTagaggtgcatcatgggagctCCTGGGGCACAGTGTGTGATGCTGACTTTGACCAGCAGGACGCagaggttgtgtgcagagaacTGGGCTGTGGAGCTCTTAAAGAGCTGCGGGGGGCAGCTGCATTTGGCCAGGGGGAGGGCCAGGTGTGGGCAGAGGAGATTCAGTGTACAGGCAATGAATCTCAGATTTACTTCTGTCCCACAGCACCCTCACAAAATCAGTCCTGCTCCCATCGAAACAATGTGGGGCTGGTGTGTTCTG GGTACACTGAGTCCAGGCTGGCTGACGGCCCTGACAGCTGTTCTGGTCGAGTGGAGCTGCAGTACCAGAGTATctgggggacagtgtgtgatgcatgctgggataggagAGCCTCCAATGTCCTCTGTCAGCAGCTGAAGTGTGGGATTGCAGTCGCAGTACCAGGGCAGGCCTGGTTTGGAGCGGGGAGTGGGCAAATCAGGGCTGATGTGTTTGATTGCCATGGGAACGAGACACGCCTCTCGCAGTGTGCCATTTCCTCTTGGAGCCGAGCTATGTTCTCACATGAACAGGATGCTGGAGTCATCTGCTCTG GCTCTGCCCTCTCAGCTCTGGACGGGACGGTGCGGCTGGCTggagagagtgcgtgtgaggGCCAGGTGGAGGTGTACTACCAGCAGACCTGGATCAGAGTGGGGGGGTCCTGGAGCTTCAGCGAGGCCTCGGTGGCCTGCAGGCAGCTGGGCTGTGGCTCTGCAGTGCAGGTCTACAGTTCCTCTCCGTCTGGGACGGGGGACAGTGGGGAGTGCCTGATGGGGTTTCAGTGCTCTGGGAGAGAGGCTCACCTGGGGAACTGCAGCGCTCCACACAAACTCTCCTGCAGCTCCAAGGAACAGGTGTCCATCGTCTGTTCCA aTCACAGGTCTCTCAggctggtggggggagggggggaatgtGCGGGACGTTTGGAGGTGTTCCACAACGGCTCCTGGGGGACGGTTTGTGATGACTCCTGGGACCTGGAGGATGCTCAGGTGGTGTGCAGGCAGCTCCAGTGTGGGACAGCCCTCAGTGCCCCGCTACCCTCCTTCTTTGGGCCAGGAAATGGACCCATCTGGCTGGATGAGGTGGGCTGCATGGGAAATGAGACGTCCCTGTGGGACTGTCCCACATCTGGATGGGGACATACTGACTGTGGACACAATAAGGATGTGGGGGTCGTGTGTTCAG AATTCAAGGAGATTAGATTGACCAAAGGCTGTTCTGGGAATTTGGAAGTTTTCTACAATGGCACCTGGGGCAACGTGTGCTTCAATCGAATGACTACAGACACAGCCACTCTCATATGTCAGGAGCTGAACTGTGGGAAGAGTGGATTTGTTTCTTCTGCATGGCCACGACTGGAATCAGTTCCAAACTGGCTGGATCGTTTAAAATGTCGCCTACATGACTCCACTCTGTGGCAGTGCCCATCAAGCCCTTGGGGTCAGAATAGCTGCAGGAAAAATGACGTGGCTTtgctcacctgcacag GGGAAGAGCACAACGAAGTTCCAAGAAGCAAATTGTCATGCTCCTCTGCTACAAATCAGAGAGCTTGCACAA ATCACTGGCCCCTCCGGCTGATGGGGGGTAAAGGCGAGTGCTCTGGGAGGCTGGAGGTGTTCCACGGGGGGTCCTGGCGGATGGTGTGTGGAGACTCCTGGGATATGATGGACGTCCAGGTGGTGTGCAGACAGCTGGGCTGTGGGTCAGCAAAGGAGGCCCATGGTAATGCTATTTTTGGGCTGGGGAATAGTTCCCTCTGGCTGGCTGAAGTGAACTGCAGGGGCAGTGAGCTGCACCTGTGGGACTGCCCACACTCTGTGCACCAGCACAGCCGCTGCCCACCCCAGAACCAGGCTGGggtcacctgcacag GCCATTCATCTGACTCCAGTTCCACTGCAG TGACCAAACGGCCAGAGCCCCCATTAGAGGCTCCACCCAGCCTATCTATCCTAGAAGTGGCCTTCCTGGTGGTGGGGGTGCTGTTCCTCttgctgctggtggtgctgcGTGTTCTGCTGCTCCGGAACAGAGCACTGAGGAAAG CCCTGTCTCAACGGGACCACGCCCCTCTGCACGAAGCTGTCTACGAGGAGCTTGAGTGCAAACTGGCTGAAGGAAGAACCGACAGCGCCCCCTGGCGGG GGAGTCGCCTATCTGAGGATCTGCCCTCTGGGTATGAAGACGTGGGAGAAGGCGAGGGACTCTCCCTCTCAG GGGACCTGGTGACGGAGGACACACCAGAGAactatgatgatgtcatcactgcaGATAAGCATCCAGACAGTGTGACAG GGGAGCTGGTGGACGGAGATGCATCAGAGCactatgatgatgtcatcaccatGCAGCCCGGCCCAGATGCTTTTCCAG GGTATCATGTGACAGACACAGAGGAGAATTATGATGATGCCGTGACTCTGGACTGGATTCAAGTGGGTGA CGTTCTGGCCCCCGAAAGCCCTCCAGCTCCCAGTGGGATGGACTATGATGATGTGGGGGAGGAGCCTCCTGAATGA
- the LOC135249260 gene encoding scavenger receptor cysteine-rich type 1 protein M130-like isoform X1 codes for MHRAQFLSELRGEGVSIHSALRKVLFALKKMERCLFCLSLSSLLLLSTASIEDVRLANGSNRCSGIVEVYHRGEWGTVFREGRIWTMREAGVLCRELACGDAVDAPELEHTRPGSEEIWMGIVSCQGSESTLKECILVAWGKRYIRYSLVAGVVCSGNVRLVGGADLCSGRVEVHHGSSWGTVCDADFDQQDAEVVCRELGCGALKELRGAAAFGQGEGQVWAEEIQCTGNESQIYFCPTAPSQNQSCSHRNNVGLVCSGYTESRLADGPDSCSGRVELQYQSIWGTVCDACWDRRASNVLCQQLKCGIAVAVPGQAWFGAGSGQIRADVFDCHGNETRLSQCAISSWSRAMFSHEQDAGVICSGSALSALDGTVRLAGESACEGQVEVYYQQTWIRVGGSWSFSEASVACRQLGCGSAVQVYSSSPSGTGDSGECLMGFQCSGREAHLGNCSAPHKLSCSSKEQVSIVCSNHRSLRLVGGGGECAGRLEVFHNGSWGTVCDDSWDLEDAQVVCRQLQCGTALSAPLPSFFGPGNGPIWLDEVGCMGNETSLWDCPTSGWGHTDCGHNKDVGVVCSEFKEIRLTKGCSGNLEVFYNGTWGNVCFNRMTTDTATLICQELNCGKSGFVSSAWPRLESVPNWLDRLKCRLHDSTLWQCPSSPWGQNSCRKNDVALLTCTGEEHNEVPRSKLSCSSATNQRACTNHWPLRLMGGKGECSGRLEVFHGGSWRMVCGDSWDMMDVQVVCRQLGCGSAKEAHGNAIFGLGNSSLWLAEVNCRGSELHLWDCPHSVHQHSRCPPQNQAGVTCTGHSSDSSSTAVTKRPEPPLEAPPSLSILEVAFLVVGVLFLLLLVVLRVLLLRNRALRKALSQRDHAPLHEAVYEELECKLAEGRTDSAPWRGSRLSEDLPSGYEDVGEGEGLSLSGDLVTEDTPENYDDVITADKHPDSVTGELVDGDASEHYDDVITMQPGPDAFPGYHVTDTEENYDDAVTLDWIQVGESVLAPESPPAPSGMDYDDVGEEPPE; via the exons ATGCATAGGGCTCAGTTTCTCTCAGAGCTCAGAGGTGAAGGTGTGAGCATCCACTCTGCTCTGAGGAAGGTTCTGTTTGCGCTGAAGAAGATGGAGAGATGTCtgttctgcctctctctctcctccctgctcctgctctccacAGCCA gtattGAGGATGTGAGGCTGGCGAATGGTAGCAACCGCTGTTCTGGGATAGTGGAGGTTTACCATCGAGGAGAGTGGGGGACAGTGTTTCGTGAGGGCAGAATTTGGACTATGAGAGAAGCTGGAGTGTTGTGTAGAGAGCTAGCCTGCGGAGATGCTGTAGATGCACCAGAACTTGAACACACTAGACCAGGGTCTGAAGAAATATGGATGGGTATTGTGTCCTGCCAGGGATCAGAATCCACACTGAAAGAGTGCATTTTAGTAGCATGGGGTAAACGTTACATTCGCTATTCATTGGTTGCCGGAGTGGTCTGCTCAG GCAATGTCAGGCTGGTGGGTGGGGCAGACCTGTGCTCTGGGAGAGTagaggtgcatcatgggagctCCTGGGGCACAGTGTGTGATGCTGACTTTGACCAGCAGGACGCagaggttgtgtgcagagaacTGGGCTGTGGAGCTCTTAAAGAGCTGCGGGGGGCAGCTGCATTTGGCCAGGGGGAGGGCCAGGTGTGGGCAGAGGAGATTCAGTGTACAGGCAATGAATCTCAGATTTACTTCTGTCCCACAGCACCCTCACAAAATCAGTCCTGCTCCCATCGAAACAATGTGGGGCTGGTGTGTTCTG GGTACACTGAGTCCAGGCTGGCTGACGGCCCTGACAGCTGTTCTGGTCGAGTGGAGCTGCAGTACCAGAGTATctgggggacagtgtgtgatgcatgctgggataggagAGCCTCCAATGTCCTCTGTCAGCAGCTGAAGTGTGGGATTGCAGTCGCAGTACCAGGGCAGGCCTGGTTTGGAGCGGGGAGTGGGCAAATCAGGGCTGATGTGTTTGATTGCCATGGGAACGAGACACGCCTCTCGCAGTGTGCCATTTCCTCTTGGAGCCGAGCTATGTTCTCACATGAACAGGATGCTGGAGTCATCTGCTCTG GCTCTGCCCTCTCAGCTCTGGACGGGACGGTGCGGCTGGCTggagagagtgcgtgtgaggGCCAGGTGGAGGTGTACTACCAGCAGACCTGGATCAGAGTGGGGGGGTCCTGGAGCTTCAGCGAGGCCTCGGTGGCCTGCAGGCAGCTGGGCTGTGGCTCTGCAGTGCAGGTCTACAGTTCCTCTCCGTCTGGGACGGGGGACAGTGGGGAGTGCCTGATGGGGTTTCAGTGCTCTGGGAGAGAGGCTCACCTGGGGAACTGCAGCGCTCCACACAAACTCTCCTGCAGCTCCAAGGAACAGGTGTCCATCGTCTGTTCCA aTCACAGGTCTCTCAggctggtggggggagggggggaatgtGCGGGACGTTTGGAGGTGTTCCACAACGGCTCCTGGGGGACGGTTTGTGATGACTCCTGGGACCTGGAGGATGCTCAGGTGGTGTGCAGGCAGCTCCAGTGTGGGACAGCCCTCAGTGCCCCGCTACCCTCCTTCTTTGGGCCAGGAAATGGACCCATCTGGCTGGATGAGGTGGGCTGCATGGGAAATGAGACGTCCCTGTGGGACTGTCCCACATCTGGATGGGGACATACTGACTGTGGACACAATAAGGATGTGGGGGTCGTGTGTTCAG AATTCAAGGAGATTAGATTGACCAAAGGCTGTTCTGGGAATTTGGAAGTTTTCTACAATGGCACCTGGGGCAACGTGTGCTTCAATCGAATGACTACAGACACAGCCACTCTCATATGTCAGGAGCTGAACTGTGGGAAGAGTGGATTTGTTTCTTCTGCATGGCCACGACTGGAATCAGTTCCAAACTGGCTGGATCGTTTAAAATGTCGCCTACATGACTCCACTCTGTGGCAGTGCCCATCAAGCCCTTGGGGTCAGAATAGCTGCAGGAAAAATGACGTGGCTTtgctcacctgcacag GGGAAGAGCACAACGAAGTTCCAAGAAGCAAATTGTCATGCTCCTCTGCTACAAATCAGAGAGCTTGCACAA ATCACTGGCCCCTCCGGCTGATGGGGGGTAAAGGCGAGTGCTCTGGGAGGCTGGAGGTGTTCCACGGGGGGTCCTGGCGGATGGTGTGTGGAGACTCCTGGGATATGATGGACGTCCAGGTGGTGTGCAGACAGCTGGGCTGTGGGTCAGCAAAGGAGGCCCATGGTAATGCTATTTTTGGGCTGGGGAATAGTTCCCTCTGGCTGGCTGAAGTGAACTGCAGGGGCAGTGAGCTGCACCTGTGGGACTGCCCACACTCTGTGCACCAGCACAGCCGCTGCCCACCCCAGAACCAGGCTGGggtcacctgcacag GCCATTCATCTGACTCCAGTTCCACTGCAG TGACCAAACGGCCAGAGCCCCCATTAGAGGCTCCACCCAGCCTATCTATCCTAGAAGTGGCCTTCCTGGTGGTGGGGGTGCTGTTCCTCttgctgctggtggtgctgcGTGTTCTGCTGCTCCGGAACAGAGCACTGAGGAAAG CCCTGTCTCAACGGGACCACGCCCCTCTGCACGAAGCTGTCTACGAGGAGCTTGAGTGCAAACTGGCTGAAGGAAGAACCGACAGCGCCCCCTGGCGGG GGAGTCGCCTATCTGAGGATCTGCCCTCTGGGTATGAAGACGTGGGAGAAGGCGAGGGACTCTCCCTCTCAG GGGACCTGGTGACGGAGGACACACCAGAGAactatgatgatgtcatcactgcaGATAAGCATCCAGACAGTGTGACAG GGGAGCTGGTGGACGGAGATGCATCAGAGCactatgatgatgtcatcaccatGCAGCCCGGCCCAGATGCTTTTCCAG GGTATCATGTGACAGACACAGAGGAGAATTATGATGATGCCGTGACTCTGGACTGGATTCAAGTGG GGGAGAGCGTTCTGGCCCCCGAAAGCCCTCCAGCTCCCAGTGGGATGGACTATGATGATGTGGGGGAGGAGCCTCCTGAATGA